Proteins from one Chlorogloeopsis sp. ULAP01 genomic window:
- a CDS encoding ParB/RepB/Spo0J family partition protein, with the protein MIYQHKTLEIKPYITRWSNQTLSNTIQATTVVAIEKIFLPPAQIRHYFEPNKMQELVESVRQHGILEPLLVRSIHNEMYELVSGERRYRAAKELQITQIPVIVRQLNDEEALQISLIENLQREDLNPVEETEGILQLLAMKLNLEIQSIPKLLYRMQHEAKHKNTQNVLGSEQGQTVIEVFRGLGLMSWESFVSSRLPLLNLPEEILLALRQGKIAYTKAQVIARVKDREQREALLEEVIAKTLSLSQIKERITSLATTSTNGDRQSSLKNRMNAIVRLLDKSQIWDHPTKRESLERLMEQLKALVLEE; encoded by the coding sequence ATGATCTACCAGCATAAAACACTAGAAATCAAACCATACATAACTAGATGGTCGAACCAAACACTATCAAACACAATACAGGCTACTACAGTAGTGGCGATTGAGAAAATTTTTTTACCACCAGCGCAGATTCGACACTACTTTGAGCCTAACAAGATGCAAGAATTAGTGGAATCAGTCAGGCAGCATGGTATTCTTGAGCCACTCTTAGTTCGCTCCATTCATAACGAGATGTACGAGTTAGTCAGTGGAGAACGACGCTATCGAGCAGCAAAAGAACTTCAGATAACACAAATTCCTGTGATAGTGCGCCAACTCAACGACGAAGAAGCATTGCAGATTAGCTTAATTGAGAATTTACAACGAGAAGACTTGAATCCGGTTGAGGAAACAGAGGGTATTCTACAACTATTGGCAATGAAGCTGAATCTAGAAATTCAAAGTATTCCTAAATTACTTTATAGGATGCAGCATGAAGCTAAACATAAAAATACCCAAAACGTTTTGGGCAGTGAACAAGGGCAAACTGTAATAGAAGTATTTAGAGGATTAGGGTTAATGAGTTGGGAGTCTTTCGTTAGTAGTCGCTTGCCTTTACTGAATTTACCTGAGGAAATTTTATTAGCTCTACGTCAAGGAAAGATAGCTTATACCAAAGCTCAAGTCATTGCTAGAGTCAAAGATAGAGAACAAAGGGAAGCACTGCTAGAAGAAGTGATCGCCAAAACACTTTCGCTTTCTCAAATCAAAGAGCGGATCACCAGTCTTGCTACTACAAGTACTAATGGCGATCGGCAATCATCCCTTAAAAATCGTATGAATGCAATTGTCCGTCTGCTGGATAAATCGCAAATTTGGGATCATCCTACCAAGCGAGAATCACTAGAAAGGCTGATGGAACAGTTAAAAGCACTAGTCTTGGAAGAGTAA
- a CDS encoding nucleoside-diphosphate sugar epimerase/dehydratase, whose amino-acid sequence MNVFFFVSHWLMQKSSNILLDKLLKVRNRHWLIIDIIIFAATPLLALILRLDGIPSLEAYLPNLAFATTLFLLIKQFILWSSGFYRRYWRYASIEELTYIAMLMAAAIIIQSFCFDVIHSIPNSVFSGLPRSLPLIDGLLSFIFIGGLRFSIKAVEKTHQKRAVFNPSQRVLIVGAGKAGVSLLQQMQTNPQQGFYPVAFVDDDPQKLYAHIHGIPVVGDRHKIPDIVKSLQIHKVIIAMPTVAGKVIREIVDICKATGIQTSTLPGIHEILNGRVRVDSIRDVRIEDLLRREPIQTDIGRVAEFLAGKRVLITGAGGSIGSELCRQIYKCHPAQMMLMGHGENSVFNIQQELEQLVQALTADGKSARYAPRLHIFIGDIRYRDRLKHAFERFQPDVIFHAAAHKHVPLMELNSPEAITNNVLGTKNLVDLALQYKVQHFVMISTDKAVNPTNVMGASKRVAEMLVLQAAKKSGLSYVAVRFGNVLGSRGSVVPTFTRQILAGGPVTVTHPEIRRYFMTIPEAVQLVLQAAVIGHGGEVLMLNMGQPVKIVDLAKELIRLCGYEVNKDIEIVFTGLRPGEKLFEELFIEGEEYEPTEHEKLLVVKNASRIVPDNLTIAVEDLCKAAAKNHTNLILFLLEQIVPGYKPKYLGNSTATSTIKNNAIVTVTNNI is encoded by the coding sequence ATGAATGTTTTCTTTTTTGTTTCTCATTGGTTAATGCAGAAATCAAGCAATATATTGCTTGATAAATTGCTAAAAGTGAGAAACAGGCATTGGTTAATAATCGACATCATTATTTTTGCCGCTACACCCCTATTAGCTTTGATTCTGCGCTTAGATGGAATACCTAGCCTAGAAGCATATCTGCCAAACTTAGCATTTGCCACAACACTATTTTTGCTGATCAAACAATTCATTTTATGGAGTTCTGGTTTTTATCGCCGTTACTGGCGCTATGCCAGCATTGAAGAACTCACATACATCGCTATGTTGATGGCAGCAGCGATTATCATACAATCGTTTTGTTTTGATGTGATTCATAGCATCCCAAACTCTGTTTTCAGTGGACTTCCACGTTCATTGCCATTAATTGATGGACTACTTTCGTTTATTTTCATCGGTGGTTTGCGTTTCAGCATCAAAGCAGTAGAAAAAACTCACCAAAAACGAGCAGTATTTAACCCCTCACAACGAGTACTGATCGTCGGGGCTGGGAAAGCTGGAGTGTCTTTATTGCAACAAATGCAAACAAATCCTCAACAGGGTTTTTATCCAGTTGCCTTTGTTGACGACGATCCCCAAAAACTATATGCACACATTCACGGTATTCCTGTAGTGGGCGATCGCCACAAAATACCTGATATTGTCAAATCTTTGCAAATTCACAAGGTGATTATTGCAATGCCAACAGTTGCAGGAAAAGTGATTCGAGAAATCGTTGATATTTGCAAAGCTACCGGCATTCAAACCAGTACTTTACCAGGAATACATGAAATCCTGAATGGACGAGTAAGAGTGGATAGCATTCGTGATGTGCGGATTGAAGATTTACTCAGGCGTGAACCAATACAGACAGATATTGGACGAGTTGCGGAATTTTTGGCAGGCAAGAGAGTACTAATTACAGGCGCAGGCGGCTCGATTGGTAGTGAGCTTTGCCGTCAAATTTACAAATGTCATCCTGCCCAAATGATGCTAATGGGGCATGGTGAGAATTCTGTGTTCAATATTCAGCAGGAATTAGAACAACTAGTTCAAGCCCTAACAGCAGATGGGAAATCTGCAAGATATGCCCCTCGTCTTCATATCTTCATTGGCGATATTCGTTACCGCGATCGCCTTAAACACGCCTTTGAGCGATTCCAGCCAGATGTGATTTTTCATGCCGCAGCCCACAAGCACGTTCCTCTGATGGAATTAAATTCACCAGAAGCAATTACTAACAACGTACTGGGAACAAAAAATTTAGTGGATCTGGCGCTGCAATACAAAGTTCAACATTTCGTGATGATATCTACAGATAAGGCAGTTAATCCCACCAATGTGATGGGAGCAAGTAAAAGAGTTGCAGAAATGTTGGTATTGCAAGCAGCAAAAAAAAGTGGCTTATCTTATGTTGCTGTGCGCTTTGGTAATGTTTTGGGTAGTCGTGGCAGTGTCGTCCCGACTTTCACTAGGCAAATTTTAGCAGGAGGCCCCGTCACAGTTACCCATCCGGAAATCCGCCGCTATTTCATGACGATTCCAGAGGCAGTGCAATTAGTGTTGCAAGCAGCAGTAATTGGGCATGGTGGAGAAGTGCTGATGTTAAATATGGGACAGCCAGTGAAAATAGTTGATTTGGCAAAGGAATTGATTCGTCTTTGTGGATATGAAGTCAACAAAGATATTGAAATTGTCTTTACTGGTTTGCGTCCAGGTGAAAAGTTATTTGAAGAGTTGTTTATTGAAGGAGAAGAGTACGAACCAACTGAGCATGAAAAGTTGTTAGTTGTCAAAAATGCGAGTCGAATTGTTCCAGATAATTTGACTATTGCTGTCGAAGATTTATGCAAGGCCGCGGCTAAGAATCATACGAATTTAATTCTGTTTCTACTTGAGCAAATCGTCCCAGGATATAAACCAAAATATTTAGGGAATAGTACAGCAACATCTACTATCAAAAATAATGCTATCGTCACAGTAACTAACAATATTTAG
- a CDS encoding lipid II flippase MurJ yields the protein MKVLSVQNIVKHWRNLSGGSINRQILGAAITVGLGTALIKIVAVFKELIVAWKFGIGDTLDAFLIAMLVPDFIIIVVAGSFHAALIPTYIQVREQEGINAAQKLFSGVMLWSLGLLLITTILMLATAPLYLPQIAAGFSAEKLDLTFKLLWVIAPVVMLNGILLIWGAVLNAGERFALAAVCPIMTPAITIIFLLLNKSWGVFALAAGLVGGAVLEIILLGAAIYQQGVLLELKWYGLNAHLHQVINQFFPAMAGSFLIGSAAFVDQSMAAMLSPGSVAALNYGQRAIAFPISLVTTALGTAVIPYSSKMIACKDWQGVQHTLKHYLQLIFVVTVPLTGILIVFSEPIVQILFQRGSFTAEDTHLVAQIQSCFALQIPFYIGNILVVKFITSMQLNHILMWAAGFDLIINITLNYLFMQWIGIKGIALSTSCVYLFTFLFVFLLITKKLRELSK from the coding sequence ATGAAAGTTTTGTCAGTGCAAAATATTGTGAAACATTGGAGGAATTTATCAGGTGGCTCCATCAACCGCCAAATTTTGGGAGCAGCGATTACGGTTGGTTTAGGAACAGCATTAATCAAAATAGTGGCTGTGTTTAAAGAATTAATTGTCGCTTGGAAGTTTGGAATTGGAGATACTTTAGATGCATTTTTAATTGCCATGCTAGTTCCTGATTTCATCATTATTGTCGTAGCTGGTTCTTTTCATGCTGCTCTCATTCCTACATATATTCAAGTACGAGAACAAGAAGGCATAAATGCAGCTCAAAAACTTTTTTCTGGAGTTATGCTCTGGAGTTTAGGACTGCTTTTAATCACAACCATACTAATGTTGGCTACTGCACCCTTGTATTTACCACAAATTGCAGCAGGATTTAGTGCTGAAAAATTAGATTTGACTTTTAAGCTGCTATGGGTGATTGCACCTGTGGTAATGCTGAATGGAATCCTTCTAATCTGGGGTGCAGTTTTGAATGCGGGTGAGCGTTTTGCGTTAGCAGCTGTGTGTCCAATTATGACGCCAGCCATAACAATAATATTTCTATTACTGAATAAGTCTTGGGGTGTTTTTGCCTTAGCAGCAGGGTTAGTTGGTGGTGCAGTATTGGAAATTATTCTTTTGGGAGCGGCAATTTATCAGCAAGGCGTTTTATTGGAGCTGAAGTGGTATGGATTGAATGCTCACTTACATCAGGTAATTAATCAATTTTTTCCGGCAATGGCAGGATCGTTTTTAATTGGTAGCGCTGCTTTTGTCGATCAATCGATGGCAGCAATGTTATCGCCTGGGAGTGTAGCAGCACTTAACTACGGACAAAGAGCGATCGCCTTCCCCATTAGCTTAGTTACCACAGCATTGGGTACTGCCGTAATTCCTTATTCTTCAAAAATGATTGCCTGTAAAGATTGGCAAGGTGTGCAACATACACTTAAGCATTACCTACAACTAATATTTGTAGTGACTGTACCACTTACAGGAATTTTGATTGTCTTTTCAGAGCCTATAGTTCAGATACTTTTTCAAAGAGGTTCTTTTACAGCCGAAGATACTCATTTAGTAGCTCAAATTCAAAGTTGTTTTGCCTTACAGATACCCTTTTATATTGGCAATATTTTAGTCGTGAAATTTATTACATCTATGCAACTGAATCATATACTAATGTGGGCGGCTGGATTTGATTTAATAATTAATATCACTTTAAATTATTTATTTATGCAATGGATAGGCATTAAAGGTATTGCCTTATCTACAAGTTGTGTGTATTTATTCACATTTTTATTTGTCTTTTTGTTGATAACAAAAAAGTTAAGAGAACTTAGTAAATAA
- a CDS encoding glycosyltransferase family 4 protein — MRLTLVISSLTSGGAERVMSIMANYWAAKGWAITLLTLPESSVSPFYNLDSRIQYVPLGIAGDSSNLLAAISNNLKRIQILRSVIVESKPDVVISFLDVTNVLTLLATQKLRIPLVVDEQVHPAMYPIGKIWELLRQWTYQKADRVVAVTARALNYFSPQIQAHGCVIPNPALSVSNSNSSSAKLLVKPSLIAIGRLVPQKGFDLLLRAFAKLKDCYPEWTLTILGEGELRPELESLRDRLGLVNRVHLLGTVKNPHDYLKQADIFVMSSRFEGFPNALCEAMACGLPVISTDCPSGPKEIIRDGIDGILVPNLDELALAAAMDRLISDEQERKHLASRAPEVTERFSLEKVMGMWEALIEEVIKEKRK, encoded by the coding sequence ATGAGACTAACATTAGTTATTTCTTCCCTTACTTCTGGAGGTGCAGAGCGGGTAATGTCAATTATGGCTAATTACTGGGCTGCAAAGGGATGGGCAATTACATTATTGACTTTGCCAGAGAGTTCGGTATCTCCCTTCTACAATTTAGATTCGCGCATTCAATATGTTCCTTTAGGTATAGCTGGAGATTCTTCTAATTTGTTGGCAGCAATCTCAAATAATCTTAAGCGAATTCAGATACTTAGATCTGTCATTGTTGAGAGTAAACCTGATGTTGTGATTAGCTTCTTAGACGTAACTAATGTATTAACTTTACTGGCAACCCAGAAATTGCGAATTCCTTTAGTAGTAGATGAACAAGTTCATCCAGCCATGTACCCGATTGGTAAAATTTGGGAACTTCTACGGCAATGGACTTACCAAAAGGCAGATCGAGTTGTTGCAGTAACTGCCAGGGCGTTGAACTATTTTTCACCCCAGATACAAGCTCATGGTTGTGTTATTCCCAATCCAGCTTTATCAGTAAGCAATAGTAACAGTTCATCAGCAAAATTACTGGTGAAGCCATCACTAATTGCGATCGGACGTCTTGTTCCGCAAAAAGGATTCGATCTGCTTCTACGAGCCTTTGCCAAACTAAAAGACTGCTATCCTGAATGGACATTGACAATTTTGGGAGAAGGAGAGTTACGTCCAGAACTCGAATCTTTGCGCGATCGCTTGGGATTAGTAAATCGTGTTCATCTTTTAGGAACAGTGAAAAATCCCCATGACTATCTTAAGCAAGCGGATATTTTTGTCATGTCTTCACGCTTTGAAGGTTTTCCCAATGCTTTATGCGAAGCAATGGCTTGTGGATTACCTGTCATTTCTACAGATTGTCCTAGCGGCCCAAAAGAAATCATTCGTGATGGAATAGATGGTATCTTGGTGCCTAATCTAGATGAATTAGCCTTAGCCGCAGCAATGGATCGCTTAATATCTGATGAACAAGAGCGCAAACATTTAGCTAGCCGTGCGCCAGAAGTAACTGAACGATTCAGCTTAGAAAAAGTTATGGGAATGTGGGAAGCATTAATTGAAGAAGTCATCAAGGAAAAAAGAAAATGA
- a CDS encoding glycosyltransferase family 2 protein — MITQEQQTLESNKSYQYVFTVFTATYNRAYTLPRVYESLKAQTYCDFEWLIIDDGSTDNTKELVEQWQEENQFPIRYIYQQNGGLHIALNRGARVAQGELFLQLDSDDSCVPEALERLKYHWDSIPLDKRENFTGVTGLCNDQYGNIVGNLFPYHPIDSDVLEIRYRFKVIGEKWGFNRTDILRQFPYSEEIRGGYISQNVIWNKIARQYKTRFVNEFLRIYWTDQPSIMRNTSNPGKNALGERLSLLTILNEEIDWFKFAPVSFLRAAIHYSRFSFHLNIAITDQMSNIAPMLGKLLWLIVLPIGYLLYFKDKNITK; from the coding sequence ATGATAACTCAAGAGCAACAAACTTTAGAGAGTAATAAAAGCTATCAATATGTCTTTACAGTCTTCACGGCAACCTATAATCGTGCCTATACTCTGCCTAGAGTTTATGAAAGTCTTAAAGCACAAACATACTGCGATTTTGAATGGTTAATTATAGATGATGGTTCAACTGATAATACTAAAGAATTAGTAGAGCAGTGGCAAGAAGAAAATCAATTTCCGATTCGCTATATCTATCAACAAAATGGTGGGTTACATATTGCTCTGAATCGAGGTGCAAGGGTAGCTCAAGGAGAGTTATTTCTTCAGCTTGACTCTGACGATTCATGTGTACCGGAAGCACTAGAGCGGCTTAAATATCATTGGGATTCTATTCCTTTAGATAAAAGAGAAAATTTTACTGGAGTAACAGGTTTGTGTAACGACCAATATGGAAATATTGTTGGTAATTTATTTCCTTATCATCCTATTGATTCAGATGTTTTAGAAATCCGTTATCGCTTCAAAGTAATAGGTGAAAAATGGGGATTTAACCGTACTGATATACTTCGACAATTTCCCTACAGTGAGGAAATTAGAGGAGGTTATATTTCACAAAATGTGATTTGGAATAAAATTGCCAGACAATATAAAACTAGATTTGTCAATGAATTTCTCAGAATATATTGGACAGATCAACCCTCAATTATGCGCAACACTTCCAACCCAGGTAAAAACGCTTTAGGCGAGCGTCTGTCACTTTTAACTATTCTAAATGAAGAAATAGATTGGTTTAAATTTGCTCCTGTAAGCTTTTTACGTGCAGCAATTCACTATAGCCGATTTTCTTTTCATCTAAATATTGCTATCACTGACCAAATGTCAAATATAGCTCCAATGCTTGGCAAATTACTATGGCTAATAGTGTTACCAATAGGATATCTTTTGTACTTCAAAGATAAAAATATTACCAAATAA
- a CDS encoding glycosyltransferase, whose translation MTKKIVFLIRDLNYGGAQRQLVTLAKSLNQQNFDVTILCFYPHCPLEKDLINSNVKLISLQKQGRWDLIRFFWRLVQYLKHIQPDVLHGYLTEPNLFTICLKPLFPSTRMIWGIRGSNYECDRHDWRVQLYQQLENLLSHFADLIIVNSHAGRDDYLTRGFPASKMIVIPNGIDTERFQPNPEAGAKVRQEWGISEDTILIGLVGRLDPMKDHPTFLKSAALLCAERKDVHFVCVGTGSENYARELHQLTADLGISEKVIWAGARSDMPAVHNALDVAISASAYGEGFSNTLGEAMACGVKCIATDVADSAWIIGDAGLVIPPKSPEALTAAIKQFIDNAQFNGKSREDIRQQVVTRFSVRQLLLKTEAAFLQ comes from the coding sequence ATGACAAAAAAAATTGTATTTCTCATTCGAGACCTTAACTACGGCGGTGCGCAAAGACAATTAGTGACACTCGCAAAAAGTCTCAACCAACAAAACTTTGATGTAACTATTTTATGCTTTTACCCTCACTGTCCTTTAGAGAAAGATTTGATAAATAGTAATGTCAAATTAATCTCTTTACAAAAACAAGGACGTTGGGATTTAATTCGCTTCTTTTGGCGTTTAGTTCAATATCTAAAGCATATTCAACCTGATGTGTTGCATGGATACCTGACTGAACCTAATCTATTCACTATCTGTTTAAAGCCCTTGTTTCCCTCAACTCGGATGATTTGGGGAATACGCGGTTCTAATTATGAGTGCGATCGCCATGATTGGCGGGTGCAATTGTACCAACAACTAGAAAACTTACTATCACATTTCGCTGACCTGATTATAGTTAATTCTCATGCAGGGCGAGATGATTACCTAACTCGCGGATTTCCAGCTAGCAAGATGATAGTAATTCCCAATGGCATTGATACTGAACGTTTTCAACCTAATCCAGAAGCTGGAGCAAAAGTACGACAAGAATGGGGAATTTCAGAAGACACGATTTTGATTGGTTTGGTAGGAAGACTAGATCCAATGAAAGATCACCCTACCTTTCTCAAGTCTGCGGCACTATTGTGTGCAGAAAGAAAGGATGTGCATTTCGTTTGTGTAGGAACTGGATCGGAAAACTATGCACGGGAATTACATCAGCTAACTGCTGATTTAGGGATTTCTGAAAAGGTAATTTGGGCGGGAGCGCGCTCAGATATGCCTGCGGTACACAATGCCCTGGATGTAGCTATTTCCGCTTCTGCCTACGGAGAAGGATTTTCTAATACGCTAGGAGAGGCAATGGCTTGTGGCGTGAAGTGTATAGCGACAGATGTGGCTGATTCAGCCTGGATTATTGGTGACGCAGGTTTAGTTATACCACCCAAAAGCCCAGAAGCATTGACTGCTGCGATTAAGCAATTCATAGATAATGCTCAATTCAATGGCAAGAGTCGAGAAGATATTCGACAGCAAGTGGTGACTCGGTTTTCAGTCCGTCAATTACTACTAAAAACAGAAGCTGCTTTTCTGCAATGA